aatttttttatttttcggtttgttatttgttatacaAATTATTTTACAATTTTAACACCCTACTTCATCTTCCTTGTTCAAgatcaattcaccatttaatttatataaCCTCTTTCAGCCCATCTACCTTTTTAACACTCGATATTAATCCACCATATAATTTGTATATTATTTTCATCTTTCAACTCAATGAAATCACAATCCCTCAACAATACTTTAAAAGACTGCTTGATAAGCTTAGAAACTACTCCGTAGTTAGTAACATGAATATATGAACATTGAACAAGTGACTAATATCGTAGGCCCTCTTGACGTTTACACTGTACGAGTGTAATTGATACGGAGTAGTAGGGTATAGTATAACTTAACCTAAATTAATGATACTCCAAccgtattatcattattatataGCATAAATGTTAGAACCACGATTAATAAACCATCTAGACTCAAGAGTATCAGCGTGTCTTAATGATGTTAACACACAACACCTACCAAGAGGGGGTTGGAAATATCCAGGGAGCTAGTAACTCAAAATCAATGCCAAGAACGGTGGCCGGGGATCCAAATTACGGATGAAACTTACATATTACCTCCTACTATTATCCGATCAATTCTACTTCATATTATTTGTCGATCGGTTTTGAACTTCAGTGCTGATAAAGAATGGAATACAATTATGATCAATGAAATATGGGTGATGATGAAACCAATTgcatgttggttcagtggtgattggggctgaatttggtagggaaaactcgtgttcgatcccctgcaacaacaattgggaggggactggaacctatctacccataactcgccccgaatctgGATTAACCCCAAGGGCGAACCTGGTGCTAACACAAAAAatatgggtgatgataaagttCGCAAGTTACGAGAATATTTAATTTTCgtaatcttacgtgtcggagtttaattggtacatacaTGCAGAAGTCACGTAGGCTATGCGTCATCGGaatatttttattatcaatgcaatatttttactatgaaaatatgtaaataaggtagtcgatataaagaaggaaataaataaaaatattaagattttcctacttttttttaaaCATGTATAACAGGTTATACTacgtataagttaaatattttagtttccaatttaaataatGTCACATAAGCATGATATGTCATtaattgtgacacggcttaaaggtcgcatgttgtgacctttatcattttcgataaAATATACATTTCAATTTATGAAGTTTATCATTTTCGATGAAATATACATTTCAATTTATGAAGTTTATCATTTTCGATGAAATATACATTTCAATTTATGAAGTTTAACTGAATCTAACCACTTCAACAAGGAAACATATTCCCAATGTGATATCTTACCGGAATGAATCCGGTTATAGATAGTAGTGTGATGGTATGTAGGTAAGATTTACAAAGCAAAGAAAAAAACAGGGGGAAAACAAGAAGGACAAAAACATGGAAAACCTGAATATAGTTAAAGAGTATACAAAAATCATGTGTAAATTGCAAAACTAACCACATGAGCTAGTAACAAACTTGATCTGAAAAGATAGGTACACAAATATACTTTATATTTATCTTTATATTCCCATTTAGTAATTACCCTAACAGTTGTCGTAAGTAAATGTCGCTTTATTGGTTCATAAATATACCCAAATGTAACAAACTCTTTTAATTGCTTATCTTTTGTTCTAAATGTAGCCATCGTATTCACAGTCTCCACCCCCCAACTAAACCCGCGTACGTTGCCCAAACCAAATGTATCTTCTAACCAACCTTTTTAGGCTAATCAATTCTAGACACCCCCCACGCAATTATGCACCCGTACCCGTACCCGTACCGGTAACTTTTTGGTTAATTTTGGAAACAATGGGTGACAAGTCTCTCGGGTGAACATCCATCAGTAGCCCATTTTTCATGAACAAGGTCAATGACATCTTTTGTTCCACCTTGTGCCCACGTGTCACGCTGAGCCGGTGACGGAGTAAAACCGCTGCAACAATCGACTTCATTTGTAGATAGGCTAAGTCTTTTCCTAGGCACACCCTAGGGCCTGCATTGAATGACACGAATTTGAATGAGTCTTGCAACTCTATTTTGTGACCATCGGTTGATAACCACCTTTCGGGCCTGAACTCTAAACAATCGTCGCCCCAAATGAACTTCATACGGCCCGTTGAGTATATGGAGTACGTGATGGCGGACCCCGCAGGGACGAAGGTTCCGTCGGGGAGAACGTCGTCGGCGATGACGTGTTTCGAATCTTCCGGTACGGATGGGTAGAGCCTTAGCGTCTCAGAGAGTGCAGCCTTGAGGTACATCAACCGGTCAACTTCTTCAAACTCTAAAGGCTCCTCGGTCCACTTTGTAGTATCACTGCCACGTGTCTCCATCAGAATGGTGCAAATTTCAATTAGGATTTTTTCTTCTACGCGTGGGTTAATACTCACAAGCCAGAAAAACCAGCTAAGTGCCACAGAGGACGTGTCTCGTCCAGCTAGGATGAAATTAAGGGCCACCTGTTGTAGAAATTTGTCCGAGTAGGACTCCTTTTTCTTCATAAACCTAGACAACAAATCATCATGGGTCCCACTAAATTTCTCATCTGTAAGCTCAAGCTTACGTGTATTTATAATATTTGTCAAATACTTGTCCACGTGTGATACACTCTGCCTTAAGACAACTTCCATACCTAAACCGAGCCACTTCCTGAACCGCCAAATAAACTCGGGTAATATGAACCGCTGCAGCGTAGCCTCCGTGGCACGATCAAACGCCATTGCAAAACTATTTTCGGGTAGACCGGGGGTGAGAGTTTGTGGGTCTTGCCCAAAAGCCAACCCACAAATATTGTCGAAAGTAAGACGTAGCAATAAATCTTGAAAATCAACCGGCTTAGCTTCAAGCTGAGCCGCCTTCAAAATAGGGACAAACCGGCCTTTAATAGCCCGGTTCACCCAGCGGCCCATCGCTTGTCGAAGCGTCCGAGTTGTAAATTCCAGCGCGGCAGTCTTCCTTTGAAAAAGCCACGTATTCCCATCCGAGTTAAAGATACCCTCCCCTAGCAAATCATGGAAAACCGCTTGCCACGTCGGACCCTTAGGGTAATTATCGAATCTACCCTTGAGAATATGCTCAAGGTTCCGTGGATCGCAGGTGACAGTAACCAAACCCTGCTTCCGGCCTAAAAAAGGGACCGCACAGATGCAGGTTTGGTAAGTGCCACCACAGGAGCGGAGATTCTCGGCAATCCACTCATGCATGCGGTTGGCATTCTGTATCAACCCCGGCAAACTCCCCACCAATGGCCAGACACGTGGACCTTTGAGTGGGCGTATGAGTGTTCGAAACCAGATCAAATACGCCGTAATTGCTGATAAAATCAGCAACGCCGTAAATGGTTCCATGTAATACCCtgttttttggttttggttATGGTTAtagttggaggagagagaatggagATAGAATGGTGgtgagggagagagaaaaggagagAGGTATATAAAGAGGGGTTGAAAGGAGGTGGAGGGGGGGAATTGAAGAGGACAGATGTGTAATAAATGGTTGGAAAATAAAAAGAGATAGATGAGAATGTGCTGCATGAGAAGTTAAGTGAATAGAGAGAGAGTGGACTAGAGTGAGCAGCTAGCTAGGTAAGAAGACAGCAAAAGTATTAAATGCCAACAGAGGTCGTTGGAGACTTTAAGTTAAGCAACACCACTAATACTAATTAATACTTATACCACCTCCTCTACATATATGCATTAGATCGATCGACTATCTACTCCATCATGATCAACCCAACTAATTAACGATATATGATGATATGACTATCTAGTAGATGGATTTTCTTATTCGAGTACAAATTAAATGCATACATTTAGTCCCTTTTCTTACGGCATTTTATAGAATGCAATCTAGCTATAATCCTACGCCTGTTTGACTCTGTTATTCGATCATCAGATCAACAAGTTTCGTTTTATTTTGATGCCGATATATGCAGCACTACATGGAAAATATACCATATTCAAACAATTCGAATTAAGGAAACACAGTGTGTACAGTGTTTGATAtggattataattttttttgatggaACGTCCGGGGTATTTAGGCACcgcatttaattttattaaaacaaaaCTCGATCAAGCAGCGGTAATGTAATGTtgaataattagattattactCCATTAACTCctctttaaaataatatttacttttttcactttagtactccgtatactccctccgtcccggaatattcgactcggtttgaccggcacagagtttaagggacttgaattgacttatttaatttaataggtagtagttgatagtggggtattattttaatgtagttagtgggaaatgtgtaaaggggtggggttgggggagagtaggggttgaatttttaattattttttgtatggagtaagggGTAGGTGCGTTAATAGGGATGGagtgaaaaataatataatattgttagaatatttccatttttagaaacaggtcaagtattaagggacgacccgataaggaaaacaggtcaagtattccgggacggagggagtatttacaTTGTGTTTATACTATTGTGATATTGTACACGTACTTTAAGCACCATCTACAAGTACGTGTTTTGATTGATAGTTACGGAATACTAATGTATGTACATTTAGTGGCAGAGCCAGGATTTCACGGATGGTGGGTTACCATTCTACGCCGCTCACTATACAATCATAAATCAATgattaaattcaaaaaaaaatattaatacttaaaaaaaattgttcgctTGCTTGAGGCGAGGGAGGATTTTGTGGAGGAGGATGGTGATTTTGTGGAGGAGGcgtttttttcttaaaaaactAGAAATATCCTGTGTTTTCTTCCTTTTCATTCTGGAAATTAAGTCACAAAACAATCAAGTACTTAACATTGAAATAATATATAAATCCTAAACCAACAAATTCCTAAATCAACAAATTCCTAATTCAACTATTTAaatatcaaaatcaacaaattccTAATTCCTCAATAATTCAATTCAACTCAACAATTCctcaacaattcaattcaattcaacgaTTCAATTCCtcacaaattcaattcaattcctaattcctcaacaattcaattcctaattcgtcaacaattcaattcaacaattTAATTCCTCACAAATTCCCaaatatcacaattcacaaacaaTACGTAaatatcacaaattcacaaattatcaacatattacaattcacaaattcacaaatcaCAAATCACAAATCAATTATTATCAATAGTTTAaaatttatatgtttaataattaaaattaagggtaaattattttttaccacctaaaaaattgataaattgttttttaccacctaaaaaataaaaattgccttttaccacctaaaaataaaataaaaattgtttttttaccacctattaACCGGAAAGATGGGCGGAAACGTTATGCGGACCCATTTCAAcgattatattttttatttccttctcttctcccACGATTTTCATGTATATTAGCTACAATTTTCCCTTACTTTCCATTAATTCACATAATATTTTCGTCCATTTTGTAGTTAAGAGGTTCCAAAAgacaatttttatttaatttttaggtggtaaaaaacaatttttatttttttaggtggtaaaaaacaatttttcgatttttttaggtggtataAAAACAATTTAACCTAAAATTAATTCAATTATACAATTTATACCTCACGAGTTGaatcgagttcctcctcctcgaTCGCCTCCTCGAGTCACCATGCTCGGAAATGATGAAAACGGTGTGTCGGTGCTCGGCTAGTCGGCTGCTCCTCTTCTTCCTCGGTGGTCGACACTGCCTCGAGGCCCTCGACTGCTCGCTGCTTGGTTCCTCTTCCCCGTGACCACGGTGACTCGGTTCTGCTGCGGCTTGCAGATTTGGGTTCGGTGGTCGGATGACCTGGTTAGTGGTGGCCGGTGGCTGCGGGCCTGCGGCTGCGGCCTGCgtcgaagagagagagagaaggtttttaggttttgggctTTTGGTTTCACTTGGCTGTGTTCCAGAGActcagagagagagagagagcgggGTTTTTGGGTTTCATTTTGGTTTTCAAatcttcttttttaaaaaaatatatatatatattagtggGTCACGTGACCTAGGATGCCCAAGCCTAGGTCCGCCACTGTGTACGTTGAGTAAATATGTAAACCATGTTGtaagaaaaaaagaacaatatGTAGACCATGTTCATGTGTATTGAACTATTGATCTATGATTATCGATCACAATGTTATACTTCGTACTAAGTACTAGTACATATTTTCACTCTTAATCTCGGTTATGGAGGCTAACGCTTTCATCAAATCAAAACTAATGGTAGCCAAAACATTAACATCACCTAGGCACCCTTAATTATATAGTCTAGCTAGATAGGCCAATAATTAAGAAATTACTTGTATTTTGACGggtaattgaaaaattacttgaaTTTTATATTCTCCATTAATATTTAATTGGTTGgaaattaatactccgtagttTTATTTTAGAGAGTATAGTCTTAATTTTTTTCCTAAAGTAGTATCCTCTCAGTCATCACATATACAGGATTGCTAATTGTCTTCTAATCTTCTATTATTACTAGTAACATTGCAGCAATTTGTAAAAGGTACGTAGCAAGAAGTCAAAAGCAGCAAGTCATGGAAGTAAATTAAGAATTTGAAGCTCTAGGTTAGTTTTTCTCACCGCCTTGTTGGAAGTTGGACAAAAGTTTCTAGTTTGGTTTTAATTATAACAAAGAAAAAGGAGTGACACCTATATTTGCAGGGAAATAATGATGCATGATTAAGGAGATGAAAATAAATGCAATTAGTTGAGAAATATATCCACAATTGCCAAGAACAGAACTAACCTTATTTAGAGTACTCGTCTttaatttgtgttttttttgtgaAACAACGTCAACCAACTACGCTTCTTCATTCTCACGGGATCGGACTTCTTCCATTCTTTCTTTCCTAGTTCCTACTATGTTACGGAGCTTAATACGTATAACTATTGTTTTCATCTGTTATTCATACCTCATTTTTGGACATTCCTGGACCACacctacattttttttttataattagtaCAAAGTAATAAAACTCTTAAATACATCCTATTTCGAACAATTTAAGGTGGAGAAATTATacaatttaaatataattttactTTCACACAAAATATATTTGGCCCACTACTTTTGTGCTTCTCAATTCCACACAAACAATTCTTAATAAACCAAAATTGGTGTATGAGGAAAACAATTAGAGATGGAGGGAGTATCTTAAAAGCTTGTGGAATTAATCTCAATATTACCGATTGGTTTTAGACTTTTAGTGTGGAATCTCCATTGAACTTATAAGTTGGTTGAATTCTCCCATCTTTATTGAATTGGTTTGCTCATGCCCAATGTAAATGACGTACAAGGAAATGGTTGTGGTTGTTCCCCGTGCCTAAATAGGCATTACCACTTCCAAACACACCAGTTATGTGTTGGCCAGTTATGTTGGGTCAGGCTAGGTTGAGTTAGTGCCATCTAgggctgtcaaaaactgacccgatccAACCAATTTCTGACAAAAATCGAAGTgatctgaaaaaaaa
This Spinacia oleracea cultivar Varoflay chromosome 6, BTI_SOV_V1, whole genome shotgun sequence DNA region includes the following protein-coding sequences:
- the LOC110784972 gene encoding cytochrome P450 86A22-like, translating into MEPFTALLILSAITAYLIWFRTLIRPLKGPRVWPLVGSLPGLIQNANRMHEWIAENLRSCGGTYQTCICAVPFLGRKQGLVTVTCDPRNLEHILKGRFDNYPKGPTWQAVFHDLLGEGIFNSDGNTWLFQRKTAALEFTTRTLRQAMGRWVNRAIKGRFVPILKAAQLEAKPVDFQDLLLRLTFDNICGLAFGQDPQTLTPGLPENSFAMAFDRATEATLQRFILPEFIWRFRKWLGLGMEVVLRQSVSHVDKYLTNIINTRKLELTDEKFSGTHDDLLSRFMKKKESYSDKFLQQVALNFILAGRDTSSVALSWFFWLVSINPRVEEKILIEICTILMETRGSDTTKWTEEPLEFEEVDRLMYLKAALSETLRLYPSVPEDSKHVIADDVLPDGTFVPAGSAITYSIYSTGRMKFIWGDDCLEFRPERWLSTDGHKIELQDSFKFVSFNAGPRVCLGKDLAYLQMKSIVAAVLLRHRLSVTRGHKVEQKMSLTLFMKNGLLMDVHPRDLSPIVSKINQKVTGTGTGTGA